Below is a window of Pseudomonadota bacterium DNA.
TCCGACTTGAACGCACCCAGCTGGATCGTGGATGGGCCGGTCGCCGCGGTTGCCACCGCTTTCACCGGTGCAGCCTTCGGCTTCTCGACCGCTTTGGGCTCGGCCTCTTTCTTCACCACCACGGGGGCGGGTTTTTCGTTAATCATCTCCGGTGCGGAGAAGGATTTGGGCGCCACCTTCACCGGCGCAACCGCAGGGGCGGCAACCGGCGCAGGCGTTTGCGCGACCACGGTAGGTGCTGGCGTCACCGGGGCTGCCAGGCTTGGCACCGGCGTCACGGCGGCATCCACCGGATCGACTTTTTTTGCATCCGGGCTGGCGACAAAGGTTGTCGCCGCATTGGGGCTATTTTCGGAATCTTCGGTGTCCGCCGCGGCGACCGGATGCTCGGCATCGGGCAGCAGTTTTTCGGCTTGTTTGTCCGCATCGCTTGGCGCGATCACGTCGTAAATTGTTTTATCCTTGTTGGGGAATTGCTCGCCCTCAGGGTCCTGCGGCACTTCGCGGATCGGCGAACCGTCCGCTTCCACCGTCACCAACTCACCGGGGCCCGCGGTTTGCGTGCCGGAGTGGTAGGCATAATAAGCAAGCGCGGCAAAGCCGCCAACGGCCACTGCCAACACCATCCACGACATGGCGCGGCTGCGCTCGCTGGTGGGGGCTTCATCCATATCCGTGTAATCTTCGAGATCGGGTCTCATCGCAATTCCTCTACTGGTTCAACGCCACATACGTTCAGGCCGGAAGCTACAACAACGCTAAGCGCCCGCGCAAGTGCTAAACGCGCCGTCGTCTGCGCGGGATTTTCCGGTTGGATGAAACGCACGCCCGCATCCTTGCTCCACAGGCCGTGGAACGTCGCCGCCAGCTCCTGCAGGTAATAGATAATCCGGTGCGGCTCATGCGCCACCGCCGCCTGCTCGATCAGCCGCGGCCACCCGGCCAGCAGCTTGATGAGGGCAAGTTCCGCCGGTTGGTTAAGTAGCGTGAAATCCGGCGATGCATCCGCCGCCGCGAACGCTTCGGACATCTGCTCGCGCGCCATGCGCAGCACCGATTTAGCGCGGGCATGGGCGTATTGCACGTAGAATACCGGATTATCTTTCGACTGTTCTTTCACCTTATCGAGATCGAAATCCATATCCGCATTGGTTTTGCGCATCAGCATCACAAACCGCAGGATGTCCTTGCCCACTTCGTCCAGCACGTCGCGCGCGGTAACGAAATTGCCCGCGCGTTTGCTCATGCGCACCGGCTCACCGTTTTTGGTGAGGTGCACGAGCTGGCAGAGCTTGATATCGACCGCGACTTTATTATCCGAAAGCGCGGCGGCGCTGGCTTCCATGCGTTTCACATAACCGCCGTGATCGGCGCCGAACATATAAACCAGCACATCGAACCCGCGGGCGATTTTATCCATCGTGTAAGCGAGATCACCGGCGAAATAGGTGTAGGCGCCATCCGCTTTGGCAATCGTGCGGTCGGCATCGTCGCCAAACGCGCTGGAGCGAAACAGCAGCTGTTCCTGCGGCTCCCAGTCTTCCACCTTCTCGCCTTTGGGTGCTTCAAGCACGCCGCGATAGACGAAGCCCTTCTCCTCCAGCGCCTTAATCGCGACCGGAATTTTTCCACGCAGCGCCGCTTCCGACGTAAACACGTCATGCACAATGCCCATATCGGCAAGGTCCGCCTTAATCAGCGCCAGCATGCTTTCGATCGCCACGCTGCGTGCGACATCGATCTGCTTCTCATTTGGCGCGCGCAGCAGCGCTTCGCCATGCGTGTGCTTCAGCGCCTCGCCGA
It encodes the following:
- the argS gene encoding arginine--tRNA ligase, whose protein sequence is MNIFETYRNHVLAAVEAVAAGYKTEAITLEPPREAAHGDLSTNAAMVLAGQAKLKPRDMADKIAEHLGGVDGIDAVSVAGPGFINFTLTPSVWQAVIPAILADGTSYGNSTIGAGKRINVEYVSANPTGPLHIGHARGAVYGDALATLLLKSGHSVTKEYYINDAGAQVDVLAQSALLRYREACGETIGDIPPGLYPGEYLKSVGEALKHTHGEALLRAPNEKQIDVARSVAIESMLALIKADLADMGIVHDVFTSEAALRGKIPVAIKALEEKGFVYRGVLEAPKGEKVEDWEPQEQLLFRSSAFGDDADRTIAKADGAYTYFAGDLAYTMDKIARGFDVLVYMFGADHGGYVKRMEASAAALSDNKVAVDIKLCQLVHLTKNGEPVRMSKRAGNFVTARDVLDEVGKDILRFVMLMRKTNADMDFDLDKVKEQSKDNPVFYVQYAHARAKSVLRMAREQMSEAFAAADASPDFTLLNQPAELALIKLLAGWPRLIEQAAVAHEPHRIIYYLQELAATFHGLWSKDAGVRFIQPENPAQTTARLALARALSVVVASGLNVCGVEPVEELR
- a CDS encoding SPOR domain-containing protein, which codes for MRPDLEDYTDMDEAPTSERSRAMSWMVLAVAVGGFAALAYYAYHSGTQTAGPGELVTVEADGSPIREVPQDPEGEQFPNKDKTIYDVIAPSDADKQAEKLLPDAEHPVAAADTEDSENSPNAATTFVASPDAKKVDPVDAAVTPVPSLAAPVTPAPTVVAQTPAPVAAPAVAPVKVAPKSFSAPEMINEKPAPVVVKKEAEPKAVEKPKAAPVKAVATAATGPSTIQLGAFKSEEEAQAAWKKISGKFSDTINGAPTIVKADVNGSTFYRLRTTVANAKAACAALSGKGQACMPVK